In Penicillium oxalicum strain HP7-1 chromosome I, whole genome shotgun sequence, a single window of DNA contains:
- a CDS encoding NADH-ubiquinone oxidoreductase 30.4 kDa subunit: protein MASARSLMRLGSSRSAASAVRLNAPRTFSSAAFRYAAKASTEPSAPEPENMRQAQRPPTGPLRAPVVNPADKYQNMSDGLHNYGQYIMSCLPKYVQQFTVWKDELTVYTAPAGVVPVMSFLKNHTSAEYTQISDITGVDFPTRDQRFEVVYNLLSVRYNSRIRVKTYADEATPVPSVTGLFEGALWYEREVYDMFGVFFSGHPDLRRIMTDYGFDGHPLRKDFPLTGYTELRYDEEKKRIVIEPLELTQAFRNFESGTTAWEPVGSGQDRKPESFKLPTPKPEPKEEEKK, encoded by the exons ATGGCTTCCGCTCGCTCTTTGATGCGCCTGGGCTCCAGCCGCTCAGCGGCTTCAGCTGTGAGGCTCAATGCCCCCCGCACATTCTCGTCAGCGGCCTTCCGCTATGCCGCCAAGGCATCGACAGAGCCCAGCGCCCCAGAGCCTGAGAACATGCGCCAGGCGCAACGGCCTC CTACCGGCCCTCTCCGCGCCCCTGTCGTCAACCCCGCCGACAAGTACCAGAACATGTCCGATGGCCTCCACAACTACGGACAGTACATTATGTCGTGTTTGCCGAAATACGTCCAGCAGTTCACCGTCTGGAAGGATGAGCTCACAGTGTACACTGCTCCTGCTGGTGTCGTCCCCGtcatgagcttcttgaagaacCACACATCCGCCGAGTACACACAGATCTCCGATATCACCGGTGTGGACTTCCCTACCCGTGACCAGCGTTTCGAGGTGGTCTATAACCTGCTCAGTGTTCGATACAACTCTCGTATTCGTGTGAAGACCTATGCCGACGAGGCCACTCCCGTCCCCAGTGTCACCGGTCTGTTCGAGGGAGCTCTTTGGTATGAGCGTGAGGTCTACGATATGTTCGGCGTGTTCTTCTCCGGCCACCCCGATCTCCGTCGTATCATGACCGATTACGGCTTTGACGGTCACCCTCTGCGCAAGGACTTCCCTCTCACCGGTTACACTGAGCTCCGGTacgacgaggagaagaagcgcatTGTTATTGAGCCTCTTGAGCTCACCCAGGCCTTCCGCAACTTCGAGAGTGGCACTACCGCCTGGGAGCCCGTTGGCTCCGGTCAGGACCGGAAGCCCGAGTCT TTCAAGCTACCAACTCCAAAGCCCGAGCCtaaggaggaagaaaagaaatag